In Pseudoliparis swirei isolate HS2019 ecotype Mariana Trench chromosome 9, NWPU_hadal_v1, whole genome shotgun sequence, a genomic segment contains:
- the rhoab gene encoding rho-related GTP-binding protein RhoA-B translates to MAAIRKKLVIVGDGACGKTCLLIVFSKDQFPEVYVPTVFENYVADIEVDGKQVELALWDTAGQEDYDRLRPLSYPDTDVILMCFSIDSPDSLENIPEKWTPEVKHFCPNVPIILVGNKKDLRNDEHTRRELAKMKQEPVKSEEGRDMAGRIAAFGYMECSAKTKDGVREVFEMATRAALQARRGKKSNKCVLL, encoded by the exons ATGGCAGCCATCCGTAAGAAGCTGGTGATAGTCGGGGATGGAGCTTGTGGCAAGACCTGCCTTTTGATCGTTTTCAGCAAGGACCAGTTCCCTGAGGTCTACGTCCCCACTGTGTTCGAGAACTACGTAGCCGACATAGAGGTGGATGGCAAACAG GTGGAGTTGGCGCTCTGGGATACTGCGGGTCAGGAGGACTATGACAGACTGAGACCTCTCTCCTATCCAGACACTGACGTCATCCTCATGTGCTTCTCCATAGACAGCCCCGACAGCTTGG AAAACATTCCTGAGAAGTGGACCCCAGAGGTCAAACACTTTTGTCCCAACGTTCCCATTATCCTGGTTGGAAACAAGAAAGATCTGCGCAACGATGAGCACACACGTCGAGAGCTGGCCAAAATGAAGCAG GAGCCAGTGAAGTCAGAGGAGGGTCGGGACATGGCCGGCAGAATTGCGGCTTTTGGTTACATGGAGTGCTCCGCGAAAACCAAGGATGGCGTGCGGGAGGTGTTTGAGATGGCCACCAGGGCAGCACTGCAGGCCCGCCGCGGAAAGAAGAGCAATAAATGTGTCTTGCTGTAA